The genomic region CGCTTAGCTCACGTGATCCCAGtgctgacgtcatcagtatGAACTGTTCTCATGAATAGTGCCACGTTTTTCAAATGAATTGGGATCATCTTCCGAGGATTAATTGAGTTTTTAATAGAAAAAAAAGTGGGAGGAAGACTTGGTTGCTGTCTTATTCCGGGTCACACTCTTGCCATACCGCACTGACTgtgatgagctgcagcaaaAGACCGGCGTTGGTGACCACACCCTTGACCCATTGTTTAGGTTCGACCCCCTGCCGGTTCGACCCTGCCGAGTCAATACAGCCAGTGCGAGTGGCCTTACCCTTTAAGTGACATATCTCCAGGCGTCCCCGGACCCCAAACATGCGAGCCCTGCTGCTATACAGTTGTGGTTGGTGGCCGACAGACTGTGGACGTATCAAGAAAGTCGGGGCGGCTCCTGAGTGGTTCTACAGTATTTGAAGAGCTAAGGCCCTGGATTAGAATACCCTGGGGTTCGAACACTGCCAGGCAATCAACAGTCACACTCACACGAGATGTAGGCCCTGTGCCAACCAGGGGccagtttttcaaaataatttagGGCACTATTGCTGGCGTTACCTCCGCGTTAATCCAAGTTAGTGAAACTTGCTTTGAACAGCGATACCCTGGGCTGTTCATGCGACTTCAAGTTCGGTCGTGGTTGTCAGTTCTAATCCAAAGTGGCGACGGCTCCTGGCTCAGTTTGAAGTCAACAACCACTGCACAATCGGTGTTGCCTCGTCCGACACAATACCACCATGCCGATCAACCGTCGTTGTGCGCACGTATATCCAACCTTGGGACTGATaatcaccgccgataagtctgCAGGCTTAGTTGAGACACCGTTGCCTGCTTTTATAAGACAGTTTCGGTATTGCAGGCTTACAAATGTGgccgtgggggggggggggggttatgaaTCAGAGTTTGAGTTGAAGTTGGGAGGGGAACATTCGTCGTGAAATCATTGCAGTAAGGTGTGACAGAGGTTGCCATCGTATCCAGAAAGTCTGGACGGCTCCTGGCCAAGTTTGCAGTACAGATACAACAACACACTTGGCTCTGTCGCATAACCACCGGGACAATTAAGGTGACGCCGTACATTGGACAGTTGCTGTGACTGTATCCGATGAGACGAGGTGTCAAAAAGCGGCGAACGGGGGCGTGTTAGTTTAGGTGCGTGTCCGACTCGCGGGGGTCGTGGTCGTGGGCCGGAGTGAATAACCCTGGTCTGGTGTAGTCCTCCGACGCCGACGAAATGAAGGAAGGGACACAATAACTTCGGAGAGGATATAGGAATTTTTATTGACATAATTCCGCGCCGCAGAGAAGATCAAGAAGGGCGCAAGATTTTCattttaatatgtaaagtcaagaacttagtgagcccccctttaggtcgggggagctcccccgaacccccctacgagcatatgttaagtgcaagctctaacaactacagttcttacaatggggggacaccccccaaacccccctccgtcgacataggtttttaccagtgcgttggggggaagctccccccaaacccccccggtggacagtcaactagcccttctgtgtcatactgctggagggggggggggggtgcgatgggaccatccatatagttccttccgacacatttttgttttggtaatataatacattgtgattgaccttattcacgggaatcgggcgtttccagtgatatacgacacaaatgggttgtcctcatgcattcactttcgaaacgcattttaaaatagatgttacgtcctgttaatggggcacgtcatcatcgcgtacatttgggaaaaactccctaacgagaccggagcagacggctgaaagtagtttaattattggccgctagggtacagaatgtacgtcgctcacccgaatttttcacgcaactatagctaaatagagctagttctagtttgtgattcaatttgatacttcagatttgggcagtagaccaatataacttagtcgtcagtgtggttttaagctggaaaaacgtatttgtttttcttaaagtgccttttttggacgggtgtgtgcgattgttttgtttttatgtcacgtgacctcgatcatgtcgacacaaaattgaaataaaccacccttttctgtcattatttaggacggatatttctctgataaaaatattaatataattggccaatttcttaggcatatgatgtagcgaattcccatgaagatttaaattaatttaaattaatttcaagcaatgggatagcaaccaccaccggaagatcgcggagaaatcggtaaactcaacggagttaattcagaaaaataccaaaaaaaattgtttgtaggatatacaatatttactctctttatttcacttcatttacattatatactcccgcacacacgtgtatcttaagagcccctcctaaagggggtcttaatatatAACCAAGAATAAGTAAAGACTAGTCGTCTTTATCATTTCTTGATACGATGGATCAAAGTGTGAAGAAATGTACACGtcttaaagggagtctataggcaggagcctgGGTAGGTCAGACTAAGTTCCATGAAACGCCGATAGGGTCGGGGTCTCTCCTATCCCACCACACCggaactattcacgcttgtacaaggacTCGATACTCATCGCTGAATCAATTATGACCCAGTCACATGCATGCATATCTGTCACATTAAGATCACCAATTTGATCTCATAGCTCCTGCCTGTATCAACAGTTCCCCTTTAAATTACAAAGGGCGCCACCTACGAAACAGAGAGTGAACTAGATATCATTCTGATAGTGtattttttgtatgttttcaCATGTGTGGCTTCTTTGTAGTGGTAGAAACGCGAACAGTTTCATCACTTGATTAGCGGAACGAACGGTTTTATATCCGGAGTGATCTCAAGTTTGTAGTGCAAGTCTTGCATTCCTGGGTAAGGTTTCAGCTCAGTTCGACCGATCCGGTTTATACTGGGGTAACCCGTCTCGACCATGGGGCGGGATGCGGTGACGAACAACAATCTGTCTTGGAACTCGACCATGTCTCCCTCGTATTTCAGGACCCCCTCCGATAATTCGCGTATCCCGGTCATGACCTCGAAGTTACTGATGATATCCATTTGAGGGGGGAATTTCTCCTTCAGCATGGcaagccatttgacctttggCATGATGATCGGGACGGATTCGATCTCCCACTGGACGTCAAACCCACATGTCTGGAGGTCCTTGACGATTTGTATGTAATGATCCTCGGTCTCGGCAAAGCGGTGTCGCGCATCCGAAAATATCGGTAAAGTGTTCATGGCTTGTGGACGATGGACGATCATGATTTTACCATATTCCGAAATGGTCGACATGATGTTCATGTAAGTTTCCTTCGGACTTGCGAAATAGGGTATAGCGTCCTTTAACAATACGCGATCGAATAGCGGCAAATTGTCCGGGTTTTGTGCGACTGTTCTGAAATATTCCTCTGCGCCGGTGTACGCGATCCTGAATGGGAGCATTTTGCATTTTGGTGTTTCTTCGTAGTGAAAGTGTCCGGGGTTGACGCTCAGTACTGGTTCCAAAAGACAGAAATGTTCCTGGATTCGCGGCGCTAAACTCCCCCTAGCATCGCCTACGTAACAAAATCGGTCATCCGTCCCAAGCTCCAGGAACCTGTGAACCAGTTCCATCATCCTTGTCTCGTAGGCCTCCCCGAAGCTGTACCGGTCGTCGAAGAACGGGATGTTCAGTTGGTCCTGATATCCTTCGGAAATGACCGAGAATGGCCGAGGACTCTCGGGCGCGGCTCCCATGTGcgccgccattttggatttctgtCGACAGCTTCTTTTCCAGTCACTGATTGATTATGTCTGCCTGGAACGAGATAAGGATTAAACGGTTGAAAATTCAGATAATGATTATCAATACATATATAGAACTCTAAAAAAGCCCTCCTTTTCATGCAATTTCTGATTTTATAACAATGAGCAGCGACGCAGCGCCCCCATGGAAAGTCACATTATAGTCGAGTGGACAAGATCACTTTAAAGGGTTAATCGGATTTAATTAAAAGTAATCTTCATAAAATTTCCCTTCAATTGCCCGTGTTTTCATAGCGTCCATGGATACCGCCAGCCATGCATTCTAAACTCTGATGATGAGATTTACGATGGTTGTTCTTGATAACTTATCATTCCCATGCATGAAACCTCCATTTCATTTTGGCTTAAAACCAGGGAATATGATATGCCATTCATTTAATTTGCTCAGTGGAGTAATGTAATATGGTACAGGTATTCATTGGGAATGCGGTGGTGTGCTAAAGGGTTGACCAGAGACTACTCgggctccatccaactgcttTCTGCGAATGTGGACTTGGCCACCAAACGCCTGAGAACATTCTGCAGGATTGGCCCCGGACACGCTGATGGAAAGAAGACTGACACTGAAGACTAAGCGCAGCTGTGGGGAACCGCCGAAGACCTCCAGCGAACCGCCGATTTCGTCACGGCAAATGACCTGAGGATGATGCGAAGGTTACGTACAACATCTAAACGCAGAAGAAGACCATTTCATTCTGACTAGAGCTTGAAAACCCAAAGCAGTTAGAATTCGatccaaatgaagtgaatgccaatttaaaaccctggagacggttctctagaaaacaaagaacagactgcCACCTTTGAATTCAGCATTCACTTAGCTTTACTCAACCTTTGCTTTCACAGATTAACGAACAGCAAAATGTAGCTTTTTCTGGGCCCGGCCAACACACTAAAATATTATTTCAGCAAGGCCTTTAGTGGTGGTATTCGTAGGCTCGTGGGAAATGTCGCACTGACAAAATAAGAATTGGTAGTTTTAGAAATAACATAAAGAGCAAATGTATCCCGCGGTTATCTTTTTGAATTATTCTCGCATGTGCGTATTGGTATTGAATATAGATATATACTAtacgtacatgtaggtatataTCGACTATTTTGACCCGAATCAGTTATTGCGATTGATTCATGGTTCTGCCTTGATGATATCCCGAAAATAATGATATATTCCTCGATCATGGGTAAATTTCAATGAGCTGTTTTGATTGGGTTTctttgttctgtcaattcgTCCCTTGAGAAACAACAGGCTTTAAgtacacctgtcgggcctacttgactctccaagcgcacgcgggaaaccattgtttttgcctactgtccgtaattgggagggaattggaccaaatattggctatcgccctgtccgcaattcggaatagagaggtgtccgccgtacagaggtttttgttattggaaatgacttagaaaaaatcgggactggccggacgtgtccgtaatgtagaggtgtccgcctggcagaggtgtccgctgagggaggttctactgtacactccggacgaagtggaccggcctcgttcctcaccttagaggaaggacgatcaggatgatgaAATTGACTAAAGTGGCATCCACGGGTTCATCAAGAAACCATTTCGAATTTGAGATTTCTGTTGCAGGAAGCAAAAGCCGTATTGCATCGGTTTGATAGCTGAAATGATTCGACTGGGACTCATTTCAGCCGGACAAACAAAACACACTATAGCATATCATAAGTCTCCCATTTACGGATGTAAAATGAACTCGTTCTATATGATTTGAATTGAATGGCCCATCTCACAAGCTTTTATAGTGAGAACTCCAATATTGAAAATGGGGGCGGCTTTTCAAGGCAGCCTTTATTGCGAACGTCGAACAGCAAGGTATGCCGTGCACAAGACATGTTTGGTTATTGGTAGAATCGTGCGAAGGATCAATTACCTTAATGAAATTGGTTCGCTGATTGAAGAGCTCGACAAAACGATAGAATGCGTATATGTGAAACTTCTTGAGGTTCCAGCACCTACTGGGTTCGGAGGTCGTGTAGACAAAGTTGTTTTCACTTTTAGGTCACCAACTTTTACACATAGGATCAACTATTACTCATCAGGTTGGGCCGAGTTATTGGGCaaatataggcaggagctaggtggTCAGACTGGTCTTCTTCAGGTGACAAAATGCATCGTCAGGGGGCAATCGATTTTGAGACTGACGCTCAAATGTGTTCCCCGTCGCCAGAACAAAAAAAACAAGCAACGGGCCAGCGTTGCAGCGCATTATTCGTGCTGCAACCAATTGCATACGAGATCAATGCCAACCAATTTGTCCCCTTCATTTGTTCAATTAATCGATAACCACCCTGTTGTTTAAAACAACATTACATTAATATTTCATCGCGATTCCGCTATTGTTTGATGCGGCAAGCAAGAATAATATCACACTGAATACTATTACTCTAAATAGCGGCattatttataattttttttcggaGCTTGCCTGCAGGCTGGCAAATTCTTTAATCGATCTTACTAAAAATCtgcttatttttctttttcttaaaaTAACCCCTGCAACAATCAATGGATTTTTGTTCATTCTGCTACTCCCCATTTTCAACAGGCAATTGTCTGGCGAGTCATCCTGAGCTCAAGGGCCTTTCCCTCGGAACTTAACGAGCTCTCCGATCTGTGCGTAGGGAGGAGCATACACTTCACTCACCTGTTGATTGTTACTAAATTCCGACCATATCCTGCGAAAGAACTTCCAAACTGTTGTCAACAAACACCATAACCTGTCGTCTGCGCTCTCGATCGCTCTGGGCGCCTCCGCGGTCCTCTGCTGCGTCGGCGGCGTCAGTCTCCTCCTTCTGATGACTGCGGCGTTCCTCACGGACAAACACTCCGTCTCTAATCCCAAGCAAAAGCAGACAACCTAaccaatttcatgaaaatttaacGCCACTTAACAAAACTGACTGAAAGCGGACAAAACGATACTTCTCCACAGAATGATATCGTTCAGATCGTTTGTTAGGCAGTCAATAATCTCGCACTGAAAGCAAGGCTCGATCAACCGATAGTTCCGGGGTAATGGTCGCCAGTTGCTAAGCGCGCCGACGCTTTTTTCTTGTAACCATGTGCGTTGTGGTATTTCATTAGTTAAAGAAACACAATACAAGGTGGATTTATTATATGTCATTAGCCCATTGGGCCTACGTTATAAAGCCTTTAATCCGAAGAGTTAATAATCATGCCAAGTACATACTGGATTGGCCTACTTGGGAATTCGTTACACAGACCAGGCCTAAAAATTAATGCAGGGCATTGTTATTGGCAAAGGTATAGTACACGGACATGCAGGGGCCTATTCTTAGACATTGGCCCGGTCgttttttaaaggaaaaaaacGTGTACCGGGTTTCTCAAAAAAGCTAAGGATTTTTatgatgaaattgaagatcCAGACTTTATGATATAAATGAAGCAGGGAGTTGTGGTGAAGATCCAGCCTTTATGATCTAAATGAAACAGGGAGTTGTGATATAGATCCAGCCTTTATGATATAAATGAGGCAGGGAGTTGTGATAAAGACAAgaagtgaaatgaaaatgaaaatcaatttctatAACAATTTTATTTAAAATAATGATACCATACAACATAAACAGAGTGATGCAGCTCGAATCTACTTCTTCTTAAAAAGCCTATTGACAGATATCCAGCAGG from Lineus longissimus chromosome 19, tnLinLong1.2, whole genome shotgun sequence harbors:
- the LOC135502746 gene encoding uncharacterized protein LOC135502746, producing MAAHMGAAPESPRPFSVISEGYQDQLNIPFFDDRYSFGEAYETRMMELVHRFLELGTDDRFCYVGDARGSLAPRIQEHFCLLEPVLSVNPGHFHYEETPKCKMLPFRIAYTGAEEYFRTVAQNPDNLPLFDRVLLKDAIPYFASPKETYMNIMSTISEYGKIMIVHRPQAMNTLPIFSDARHRFAETEDHYIQIVKDLQTCGFDVQWEIESVPIIMPKVKWLAMLKEKFPPQMDIISNFEVMTGIRELSEGVLKYEGDMVEFQDRLLFVTASRPMVETGYPSINRIGRTELKPYPGMQDLHYKLEITPDIKPFVPLIK